A single Candidatus Omnitrophota bacterium DNA region contains:
- the thpR gene encoding RNA 2',3'-cyclic phosphodiesterase produces the protein MRTFIAIEISDDICGALAQIQSRLKYAGADVKWVEPRNIHLTLKFLGEITEEKAGKIKSILDDIGSRTKPFEINLKEIGAFPRIESPRVIWVGLDKGAKESVELAGRIDDELSNIGFAKESRPFAAHLTLGRVKSPKNKEVLKEKVMSSGSFQLSAISCQLIKSIVLFKSTLTPHGSIYTKLHESHFKAES, from the coding sequence ATGCGTACATTCATCGCCATCGAAATATCTGACGATATTTGCGGCGCCCTCGCGCAGATACAATCCCGCCTCAAATATGCCGGCGCTGACGTGAAGTGGGTCGAGCCCCGCAATATCCACCTCACACTGAAATTCCTGGGAGAGATAACGGAAGAGAAGGCCGGGAAGATAAAGAGCATCCTGGACGATATCGGAAGCCGGACGAAACCGTTTGAGATAAATTTAAAAGAGATCGGCGCGTTCCCGCGGATCGAATCCCCTCGCGTCATATGGGTGGGCCTGGACAAGGGAGCAAAAGAATCTGTTGAGCTTGCCGGGCGGATCGATGACGAGCTATCGAATATCGGATTTGCAAAAGAGTCCCGCCCTTTTGCCGCCCACCTCACCCTCGGCCGCGTCAAGTCGCCTAAGAATAAGGAAGTGTTAAAAGAGAAAGTCATGTCATCCGGTAGCTTTCAGCTATCAGCTATCAGCTGTCAGCTAATAAAGTCAATAGTGCTTTTTAAAAGCACGTTGACTCCCCATGGATCCATCTATACGAAACTTCACGAGTCTCACTTCAAGGCTGAAAGCTGA
- the recA gene encoding recombinase RecA: MTKTKVKEVKEREPIREDAKDISQEEKTKALDLALGQIEKHFGKGAIMRLGQDFKVDVPAIPTGSIAIDVALGVGGVPRGRVVEIFGPESSGKTTLTLSIIANAQKAGGQAAFIDAEHAFDPAYAKKIGVNLDNLLMSQPDTGEQALEITETLVKSNAIDVVVVDSVAALTPKAEIEGDMGESHMGLQARLMSQALRKLSGSISKSKTCVIFINQIREKIGIMFGNPETTPGGRALKFYASVRIDLRRIASLKKGDDAVGNRVRASIVKNKVAPPFRKAEFDIMFDEGISRAGSVIDVAETLGILTKSGSWLIYGEEKIGQGKENARTYLRENPKVLAKLEKEIREKALK; encoded by the coding sequence ATGACTAAGACAAAGGTAAAGGAAGTTAAGGAGAGGGAACCGATAAGGGAAGATGCTAAGGATATAAGCCAGGAAGAGAAGACGAAGGCGCTGGACCTGGCTCTCGGGCAGATAGAGAAGCACTTCGGGAAGGGCGCCATAATGCGTCTCGGGCAGGACTTCAAGGTCGATGTCCCGGCCATCCCCACGGGTTCCATCGCCATAGACGTGGCGCTCGGCGTAGGCGGGGTCCCGCGCGGCAGGGTCGTGGAGATATTCGGGCCCGAGTCGAGCGGCAAGACGACGCTGACTTTGAGCATCATCGCGAATGCCCAGAAGGCAGGGGGGCAGGCGGCATTCATAGACGCGGAGCATGCGTTCGACCCGGCGTACGCAAAGAAGATAGGCGTGAACCTGGATAACCTTCTCATGTCACAGCCGGACACGGGCGAGCAGGCGCTCGAGATCACCGAGACGCTGGTGAAGTCGAACGCGATAGATGTCGTAGTTGTCGATTCTGTCGCGGCGCTGACGCCGAAGGCGGAGATAGAGGGCGATATGGGCGAATCGCACATGGGACTGCAGGCGAGGCTGATGAGCCAGGCGCTCAGGAAGCTCTCAGGGTCGATCTCCAAGTCGAAGACCTGCGTCATATTCATCAACCAGATAAGGGAGAAGATCGGCATCATGTTCGGCAACCCCGAGACGACGCCCGGCGGCCGGGCGCTCAAATTCTACGCCTCGGTCAGGATAGACCTGCGGCGTATAGCGTCTCTGAAGAAAGGCGATGATGCCGTCGGTAACAGGGTCCGCGCCTCTATCGTTAAGAACAAAGTAGCGCCGCCGTTCCGGAAGGCGGAGTTCGATATTATGTTCGACGAGGGGATCTCCAGGGCCGGCAGTGTGATAGATGTGGCGGAGACGCTCGGCATATTGACGAAGAGCGGTTCGTGGCTCATATACGGCGAAGAGAAGATAGGGCAGGGCAAGGAGAACGCGAGGACCTATCTCAGGGAGAACCCGAAGGTCCTGGCGAAGCTCGAGAAGGAGATCAGGGAGAA
- a CDS encoding competence/damage-inducible protein A gives MTAEIVAIGTELLLGHVVNTNAAFLSQKLAEAGIDVFHHTTVGDNPGRLTEAIRKALGRSDVVITSGGLGPTVDDITIETIAKLTGRELILDRAVLKDLNGYFKLRRIKAPRDSIRQAYIPEGAKRIRNRVGTAPGLIVEVRGKVIIALPGPPREIEPMVEHEILPYLLKHYALNPIPYTLRSRTIKLTGLAESQVNAKAKDLLSLKPPTTVGIYAKLGEVDLKIMAKADSDREAARVIGRIEGKIHSRLRGNIFGYDEDTLEGAVANALKRKKLTIATAESCTGGFVSHRITNVSGSSGYFMMGIIAYSNESKVNMLGVSPFTLKKYGAVSREVALEMAEGVRRLAGTDIGLSLTGIAGPTGGTKSKPIGLVYIALAMDDCKKLKAESRKLKALVKEFRFKGTREEIKFQASQAALELVRRNV, from the coding sequence ATGACCGCCGAGATCGTAGCGATAGGCACCGAGCTCCTGCTCGGTCACGTCGTCAACACAAACGCCGCTTTTCTCTCACAAAAACTGGCAGAGGCCGGGATCGACGTATTTCACCACACGACCGTAGGCGACAATCCGGGACGGCTCACCGAGGCGATCCGGAAGGCGCTCGGCCGGTCCGACGTCGTAATAACTTCGGGCGGGCTGGGCCCCACCGTAGATGACATAACGATAGAGACGATCGCAAAACTTACCGGAAGAGAACTCATCCTGGACCGGGCGGTCCTGAAAGACCTGAACGGCTACTTCAAACTACGCAGGATAAAGGCCCCTCGAGATAGCATCCGCCAGGCATATATCCCGGAAGGCGCAAAACGTATACGGAATCGCGTCGGCACCGCGCCTGGATTGATCGTGGAAGTACGCGGTAAGGTGATCATCGCGCTCCCGGGGCCGCCGCGCGAAATTGAACCGATGGTGGAACACGAAATCCTCCCTTATCTGCTCAAACACTATGCCCTAAACCCTATACCCTATACCCTGAGGTCACGTACGATCAAGCTCACGGGACTCGCGGAGTCGCAGGTCAATGCGAAGGCGAAGGACCTCCTCTCCCTCAAGCCGCCTACGACAGTCGGGATATACGCCAAGCTCGGCGAGGTCGACCTGAAGATAATGGCTAAGGCCGATAGTGACAGAGAAGCGGCGCGGGTGATAGGAAGGATAGAGGGTAAGATCCATTCGCGGCTAAGGGGTAATATATTCGGATATGACGAAGATACGCTCGAAGGCGCCGTAGCAAATGCCTTGAAGCGTAAGAAGCTGACGATCGCAACGGCCGAATCCTGTACGGGCGGGTTCGTTTCACACCGTATTACTAACGTAAGCGGGAGCTCCGGTTATTTCATGATGGGTATTATCGCTTATTCGAATGAGTCCAAGGTGAATATGCTAGGTGTCTCTCCCTTTACCCTCAAGAAATATGGGGCCGTTTCGCGCGAGGTCGCGCTCGAAATGGCAGAAGGCGTGAGGCGGCTCGCAGGCACCGATATAGGATTATCTCTCACGGGCATCGCCGGCCCTACGGGCGGTACAAAGTCGAAACCCATCGGCTTAGTTTATATCGCCTTGGCTATGGACGATTGTAAAAAGCTGAAAGCTGAAAGCAGAAAGCTGAAAGCTCTCGTTAAAGAATTCAGATTCAAGGGAACGCGCGAAGAGATAAAGTTCCAGGCATCGCAGGCGGCGCTGGAGCTTGTGAGAAGAAACGTATAG
- a CDS encoding four helix bundle protein yields MKEQRFRKLEVWIKAMDFVEMIYKITNNFPLRETYGLTSQLRRATLSIALNIAEGSGSSSDREFSRFLNISLRSSYEVMCGIEVVRRLKYCDDNAISILSDRCDEISAMLTGLKRKLKADG; encoded by the coding sequence ATGAAAGAGCAGAGATTTAGAAAGCTAGAAGTTTGGATCAAAGCAATGGATTTTGTTGAGATGATTTATAAGATCACAAACAATTTTCCGCTAAGGGAGACGTATGGTCTTACAAGCCAATTGAGGCGAGCAACGCTATCTATAGCTCTGAATATTGCCGAAGGAAGCGGCTCTTCTTCCGATAGAGAATTTAGTAGATTCTTGAATATATCTTTGAGGTCATCTTATGAAGTTATGTGCGGCATCGAAGTGGTAAGGCGACTTAAGTATTGCGATGACAATGCAATAAGCATTTTATCGGACAGATGTGATGAGATATCGGCAATGTTGACCGGTTTAAAGAGAAAGCTGAAAGCTGACGGCTGA